In candidate division WOR-3 bacterium, a single window of DNA contains:
- a CDS encoding flippase-like domain-containing protein, with the protein TMLFWVISVITVGVASFMFISFKPKYAKMFFHRIGKFIWRKTKKKPRNYYRFICKTFNEIKMFKEGFKTYLKTGKTMLFLAFLTTALFLSMYYSIPAFLMMGMGLTDFRIIETIALQIILTFVFLFAPTPGGSGLVELGFSSTFSHFIPKGSPVISLLTLAWRIITCYVPTVIGAIISLRVLHIEKQDLDSF; encoded by the coding sequence TGACCATGCTCTTCTGGGTGATTTCAGTTATCACGGTAGGGGTCGCCTCCTTTATGTTCATATCTTTTAAACCGAAATACGCGAAAATGTTTTTTCACAGAATAGGAAAATTTATTTGGAGAAAGACGAAGAAAAAACCCAGAAATTACTACAGATTCATATGCAAAACTTTCAACGAGATTAAAATGTTCAAAGAAGGTTTTAAGACATATCTAAAAACCGGAAAGACCATGCTATTTCTCGCCTTTTTAACCACAGCGCTTTTTTTGTCCATGTATTATTCGATACCCGCTTTTTTGATGATGGGCATGGGATTGACTGATTTCAGAATCATAGAGACTATAGCCCTTCAGATAATACTCACATTCGTGTTCCTTTTCGCTCCAACTCCGGGCGGAAGCGGACTCGTCGAGCTCGGATTCAGCAGTACTTTCAGTCATTTCATACCTAAAGGTTCTCCCGTAATAAGCCTTTTGACACTCGCTTGGAGAATTATCACTTGCTATGTTCCCACGGTTATCGGAGCCATAATTTCGCTGAGAGTACTGCACATTGAAAAACAA